In one window of Mercurialis annua linkage group LG4, ddMerAnnu1.2, whole genome shotgun sequence DNA:
- the LOC126678405 gene encoding uncharacterized protein LOC126678405 — MSNLTKLEFTALDVSGKNYLSWILDAKIHLQASRHEDTIKEGNNASTQDRAKAMIFLRHHLDEGLKNEYFSEDNPLVLWNSLKERFDHQKTVILPKARYDWMHLRLQDFKSLKLCGETITDEDLLEKTFSTFHASNVVLQQQYREKGFKKYSELISCLLVAEQNNELLMKNHAARPTGSAPFPNVNASAYRSPRGRGRGRGRGHGYGRGGNNYNHVGYNNSFRHKNHHQKWDKKEEKQENRNSGQYKHQVKNVDSKCYRCGMTGHWSRTCRTPKHLVELYQASLKENGKNIETNFVSDDDFDHSLMHNDSIDMTHLDVSDFLENNNNEN, encoded by the exons ATGTCAAACCTTACAAAGCTTGAATTTACGGCACTTGATGTATCTGGAAAAAATTATCTGTCATGGATACTAGATGCAAAAATACATCTGCAAGCCTCTCGTCATGAGGACACTATTAAAGAGGGAAATAATGCCTCTACTCAAGATCGTGCAAAAGCAATGATCTTCCTTCGCCATCATCTTGATGAaggattaaaaaatgaatatttcaGTGAAGATAATCCACTTGTTCTCTGGAATAGTTTAAAAGAACGCTTCGACCATCAGAAGACTGTAATTCTTCCAAAAGCTCGTTATGACTGGATGCATTTAAGATTGCAGGATTTTAAAAGT CTAAAATTGTGTGGAGAAACAATTACTGATGaagatttattagaaaaaacatTCTCCACTTTTCATGCATCTAATGTGGTACTCCAGCAGCAGTATCGTGAGAAAGGGTTTAAGAAATATTCAGAGCTGATTTCTTGCCTTCTAGTGGCTGAGCAGAATAACGAACTGTTAATGAAAAATCATGCAGCACGACCCACTGGTTCTGCTCCATTTCCTAATGTAAATGCGAGCGCATATAGATCTCCTCGTGGTCGTGGTCGTGGTCGTGGTCGTGGTCATGGTTACGGTCGAGGTGGAAATAATTACAACCATGTCGGTTATAATAACTCTTTTAGGCATAAGAATCACCACCAGAAGTGGGATAAGAAGGAGGAGAAACAAGAAAACAGGAACAGTGGACAATACAAACATCAAGTGAAAAATGTCGATAGTAAATGTTATCGATGTGGCATGACTGGGCATTGGTCGCGTACCTGTCGTACGCCCAAACATCTTGTTGAGCTTTACCAAGCTTCCCTCAAGGAAAATGGAAAGAATATAGAAACAAATTTTGTTTCTGATGATGATTTTGACCACAGTCTAATGCATAATGACTCTATAGACATGACACATTTAGATGTTTCCGATTTTCTTGAGAACAATAATAATGAAAACTAA